The sequence GGCGTCTCTATGGACATTTTTTCGAAAACCACGTGAATAGACGACAACGCCCTACCCGCCACCTACATTTAGGAGATCGCTTGCCTAGATCTTAAACTTAACTAAAACTTTATGTACTGTCACTGCTGGCCGAACGTCCATGCTTTTGTATTGCGCGATATTTTCAAAGCCATTCGCTGAAAATGTGACTCGGGAGTCCGTGGCGGCCACATGGTTTCCGTGAGAATGTCTATGGAAATGCGAACCGCTGAGACTTAAAGGGGAAATCAGGAAACTTGGAGTTGAAGAACTGAGTCTTAAAAACGTATTTGCAATCGGGTTAGGGAATAGATTCCATTATTTGCAAGAAAAGAATTGTGTTCGGTGAAATATGTTtttttccttgtttgtttgtCGGGGTAGATAACGCTGGTTCACGCTCCAACtggtaggtggcggtaatgcaccttaACACGGGAGCCACCCGGCATAAAACGGAAAAGAAGAAGACGAACTGCGAGACGTCAAAGTGCTGTGAAATAATGATTTAACAACTGTTTGTTGTTGTTACCGGCTCTCTTCGTGAGATATATATTTACCCGATGTTAGCCTGTTTCCTTCCAGAAGTTAAGTCAAACGTGCATGCGTTTACATTTCATCGTTAAAAAGAGTACCTTAAGTACCCGGAGATGCATTGTTGTCACGTCTTCGAGCAGCCGACCCGCTTTACGGTTTCGCATGGTATTTATGATTTACAGTCTAAAAGATACAAATTACATGATTATAGTTTGTCTAGTGCTTATTAGATTTAATAGAATCATGCTAAGCTGGAGGCACGAATAGCTATCAGTGCCCCAGTGTTGTGTATTTGCTGCCTACTCGCATAGACGTAGGCCCACAATTGTATAAAACGTCccaattttattttatgtatttactgtCGTTACTTACAGACACCTATGCCCCTGTGATGGGTCAAGGAAAGGACGCCCCTGCTCTCCCATTATGGTTGTAGATAGAATCATGCTGGACAAATCAACTGATAAACAGGGACAGGCCAGGCGGTGCTCTGACTGTGGATGTAATTTCAGTCCACCACAGACTGAGTCTAAGACGCATGTTGCTGACTCGCAGCCTCCACCCACCATCAGACAGCGGCGTCTACAAAAGGCAAGAGGACCCTCCAAATGTAGGTCTTGTGAAGGACGTCCCACTCACTCTAAGCGCCTCCGCCCAGAACCTCACCAATGTCCTCTGTGCACCAAAACCTTTATATCTTCCTCTCACCTCGCTCTACACATAACATCTCATAGCAAGGAGCGGAAACACAAGTGTGGGATCTGTGGGAAGTACTTTAACCAGTCCTCCCACCTGATGGCACACAAGAAGATCCACAGTGGGGACAGGCCGTTTAAATGCCCAGACTGTGGTAAGACCTTTGGCCGTGCCTCACACCTGAAAACCCACCAGCGGCTCCACACAGGGGAGAAGCCCTTTAAGTGTACCTTCTGTAACAAGGCTTTCACCCAGAAGGCAGGACTCATGGCACATGTTCCTGTCCACACCAGGGAACGGCCGTTCAAATGCGAGCGATGCGGGGAGACGTTTCGCTCATTGCCACGTCTGATCTCCCACAAGTCGCAAGAGTCATCCAAGCAGATTGGGTCGGTATCGGATGATGACCAAAACACACACGGCAACCCGGAGGATCTAAAATGCGGCATATGCTGCCGAACATTTGTGCGCTCATCATACTTGCGGCTGTACGTGCGTCTCAAAAACGGGCAGCGGCCCTACCACTGCAAAGTGTGCAACAAAACTTTTGTCAAGATGGATACATTTGTGAACCACTGTGAAAAGCActtgaggaaaaaaaatgttaagAGTGAGCGTGCCGAGGAGAAGGTTGTCAAACCTTCTTCATTCATTCCACTGTCGGGGCCCTCTGCTTCTCCATCCTCTGTGGCTCCACTGGCCTCCTCAGAAGTCAATACACGCTCCAGAGCAAGAGCCAAGACTAAACTGGAGACGTGACCCCTAAGAGCAAACCACCAACAAACAACCGGTCTAAAATCTCATAAATGTTGCCGTCACCATCTGTTGGGTAGATGTGTAACTGTTGCAGTTTTTTCAACTGCACTAAGCTTAAAAGAAGCCCCTCTGAAGGAAGTATatgtgaggtggggtgggggggatgcaTCCAATAGCAGATAAATCAAGGATAAGTTTTGTGTTATTGTTGAAtatcactaaaaaaaaaacttgtagaTTTATGTGAACTATTTTTTGAATTGTATGGATCATTCTTGTGTTAGAGGTCCCTCTGTATACACAGCAAACAAATGTGTGACGCATGCCAGAGGTGGACTTTGCTTTTCTCTTTAGATGTAATCTTCTACTGCAATGTCTGTATGACTGACAGCATGTTGGCATGAGCATATTATCTGACTGGCATTTCTTGTTGATCATAATTATTTCTTTAAATCCTTTATAGTCCTATTGGAAATGTACAGCACTAATACAAATGCTTGGCATCACCATTTAATGCCCTATTGTAATAAATACTTTTAATTTCAAATAAATTTAAACATAGCATGGAAAAACTTTTTACCGTACTACCATGAGACCAGAAGGTTCTGCAGGGAGAAGAATATATCATCTGCCAAACTATCAACATTATTCAAACTATAATCCAATGTGActgcaattgacctttcgcaaagtcccgccccccttagttactgttgctatgcccgtcaagcatttcagaacgatccaggaagtagccggaaaacaccaaaacatgaaggaagaaatcggcgcattgtgtgggtaaaagtaacagtaataatacgttagctgtattagctatcaataatagctagtagcaagcttagcttggagcagacaggtatttttgttgattttggatggattaagctggccatggggtctgctatactgcaaaaTTATTGCCGAcactgcgcttcttgcgttctgggtttcaggaagggaaagaaaattacaccccctccaaactttccagatatctagtatccgatttgcagatcccataggcacaccgtttcagcattttgttgtgtgtttgaaagcttgatggaccattgctaaggtaggattggacaaccaccattctggggcggtactttgcgaaaggtcaattacacAAAGCTTTCGAGCCCCTTAAGATTACAACAATAGGTCAAAGGTTATATTATTGCTCTATTGTCCTTCCTCTCCCAAGTGTGTAACCCTTTCTCATGGTTAAGCTGGTACTGACCTATTGCTCTGTGGTAGGTTATATTATTTTGACCTGCTTCCATCAGGCACAGCAGATTAGGACTACTGACCCCCATCATATGGCCTCTTCAACCATCACAATTATGCTGATGTAAAAGTCCACATTCCCCCAGACCCGGAAGTATTTGAGGGCTGTGTCCATCTTGTCTGGCCTACCGACTGCTTTAGCAAACCGTCACCTCCACATGGAAAACTTttgacacaaacaaacacaagcgAACTAACTAAATACTGTTTAGGAGTTAAAAGTCAAGTTGGAACTTTTAGGAAACTTAAATTTTGAGTAAATGAGTAAAATATGTAGAAGACAAAAAGTTGCAGTATGTTTCAGGTAAAGCCGAGTCTGCAGAGAGTGGTTTTATAGGGGAATGCCCACTTGATAACTAATGACATGCCTGCACTCACAGGGTCATAACTCTTATAGCTAGTTTAGATATTTTAGTCGGTGGTGCTGCCCTGCCTGCAAGACGGGCCACTAGATTCATGATGATGTTGCCTGATGTACTCTATGGTATCTGCTTGTACACTGGGTCAGGACATGGGTCAGTGCATTAGctttttgtctcagctggtttgtaGTTTGAATGCTCATGGTCCATCTGCTATATATTGGCAGATGGATGTGAGCACTTACTTCAGCAAAGATGAGGGAATGTAAAGGTGCTGCTGAGTCTCCATAGTAGGGTAACAGTCATAATCTGATTTCAACTTTTATATTGGGTTTTGAATTAGAGTAATGGTTCTGCTGTTGGTGTTACTGGTATGCATGCTGACTGGCTTGTCTAGCATGAACAGAGTCTGTGTCCTGTGAGTTGGCCTGAGGAGGCAATAGTTAGACTGATATGTGTTACGATAGCAGATTTTGTTTGATGACTTCAAGCAATGGTgagatggtggcgcagtggttagttagcgtggtcgcttcacagcagtgtggtcctgggttcgagccctggggtagtccaaccttggggattgtcccgggtcatcttctgtgtggagtttgcatgttctccccgtgtctgcatgggtctcctccgggggttccggtttcctcccacagtccaaagacatgtaggtcaggtgaatcggccatactaaattgtccctaggtgtgaatgtgtgtgtgtcggccctgtgatggcctggcggcctgtctaaggtgtctcctcgcctgccgcccaatgactgctgggataggctccagcatccccgcgaccccgagtaaggataagtggtctggataatggatggatggtggatggatggacttaaagCAATGGAAAAGACTCAAGATTTAGCATAAGGGGAAATGGTAGTGGAATATCTCTAAGAAATATGCATTCACGTTTCAATTTTAAGATGAGTGAATTTTAATCTCAGCATCTGCTGACTGCAGCTATGAGAGTTTGATTCTAGTTTTGGCTGTGAGGACCATAGAGTTTGTATGCCTTAAAATGTTTATGCTGGATGAATTGAGTTCTGAAAGGATaggctcttttttttcttcttttttttattagctAGACCTCATTAAAACGTCAGGCATCGTTTGGATTTGTATAGACAAAAACTTCACTGATCGCTTCAGGTAGAAATTTGTCCAATGGTGCAATCGTTTAAACTTTCAAAAAATATATTGTACCCACGTTTCGATAACAGGATTCTGAGTACATTTACACGTCCTCATTTGTATTAGGTTTACATATATGTTTATGTCTCTCCTCATGATGCACCAAATGAATATGTTAAATATCTTTTTggcaggcggcacagtggcgtagtggttagcgaggtcgcctcacagcaagaaggtcctggggtagtccaatgttggggggtcgtcccgggtcgtgtggagtttgcatgttctctccttgtctgcatgggtttcctccgggtgctctgttttcctcccacagtccaaagacatataggccaGGTAaatctgccgtactaaattgttcctaggtgtgaatgtgtgtgtgagtgtgtgtgtgtgtgtgggccctgtgatggcctggcggcctgttcagggtgtctccctgcctgctgcccaataactgccaggataggctccagcatccctgtgaccctgagagcaggacaaacggtttggataatgaatggatcttCTTAGCAAATTTTAACAGCTCTTGCTGATGGAGTTTGGTCCTGTGTTAAGTGCTGCTGTTGGACCCCCTGTTTCCAGGGTCTTGAAATGAGACAGTGAAGCAGGTCTGGAAAGTACTGGACTCTCAGCTTGAAGCTGAAACTTGCCGTTCGTTTCTCGAGAAAAATGAACAGCATTCATAAAAGTATTATGGCGTGGGGTAGCACAGTGGCTACTAAAGCATCAACTGGAAGAAAATCGAAGAAAAGCAGCTTTCTGTTAAAGCCACTATAGCTTTAATGGTCACTAATTATTCATCAATCTCAATTTAGTTTTGATGCCTCTGTACGACTgacataagcaaatgagaccatcagtgaAAAGATTAAATATTAGTATATGATTCCAGCTGCTTGTTGCCAGGTTGGAGTCCCTGCAAAATCTGACCGAGCAATTTACGGCACATAGACAGGATATGTAGCCACTATTAGAGATACATTATCTCATCGCTGTATCCCCTGAAAACAcatgtttttccaaaacaccactacatctcacAATTCTCTTCAAAGTGAAATGCATGATGAGCGACTGGAGGGTGACTGTACATCTTTGCAACAGGAGGCAAAGGTTCTATGAAATGAAGTCGTTCTTATGAGAAACACTTCTGCTTTTGTTCACGGGGCGCAAAAATCCCCAACTCCTTATAGCAATTTTAACTTATCAGATTCGTTACACAAAGTACTTCTTGGCTAATTCTTGCGGGGGAGGGGTTGTAATTTTTCCCAAGTCATGTATGCAATCTGCTTTGAGTAAGAAGAATATGTATGGCTGCAATGTCTATAGAGATCAGTGATTATAATACGCATGGCTTTATACGTATGTATACTCATCATCATCCAAagtgtggagagaaaaaaaacaacacacaatttGTATGCACTCCAGCATCAAGCATTAAAACCTCACAGCCAACAGTCATATGTACATTTTTGTGCTGATGATCTTTCagatctgtgatggcctggcagtctgtccaggttgtctccccacttgccacccaatgactgctgggataggctccagcatccccgtgaccttgagagcaggataagcagtttggataatgaatggatagatggatctTTCAGATTCACATTAAAAAATAAATCAATGAACTTCAAGACATACTACCAGTTGAAGTGAAAAACCAACGATACTGGTCAAAAGAAATGAGAGATAGCACAGTGCGGTCTACCGATAAGTCTTAATAAAGAAAGGTGAAGTCTGGGCTAAGTGGGATGAAATGGTCATTTGCAAGTGTGACATAGAGCTTGAATAGTTTATACTGCAGTCAAAATAGTTTTGGTAACAGTACAGTGAATTATTATATGAATATGCCATAGTCTGCGTAGGCTTACTACTTGAGTACGTATGTTACTGTGTGGTTCTAGACACTTCTCCTGGAGCACCACCttactgtggtggagaagcttgcatgtactaccaatgatcccaagagctatgctgtccagagcttggctcctggtagggtgaccctggaacctccctcttgacctggataggtcaagagggaggttccagatgaagcgcgatcaaACAAAGacttcaacggcagaactggtggaaggtgttttcaggtcacaatggcagtgaaggcagatgaaggctgcaacagagggtggtcctcaatcgtcttggttctccacgacgttggactctggccaccccctgctaagGGCCGTGTGGTGGTTGCAGGcatatcagccactccacgtaaaagctGTCATGCTCAGGCATCATTATGCGGcttcaggatcggcctctacacccacccgaggacccagagggaggacagttatACTCAACcgtgagtgactgctgatgatggtTATAGACAGGAatagagggaggggagaggggaagATGTACAGCAAAGGATGTATGCTGGACTCAGAATTAGAAAGTTGCAATTGGGCCTGAGACCACATGGTAGGCTTCATGTTCAACTGGTAGAGCCACAAAGGCACATGCAGTACATAACTCTTTTATCTACATTTCATCACGCATTTCATGCATTTTATCTTTCTGCTGTACACCTGCTTCCGATTATTAACATGGTTGTTGTGGAAGACGGATGGAAATTTGGCTGCAGAGCATAGGAGTGGTTCATTGCCAATTGATTGTCGCAAGCAGTTCAACAGCTAACTTATTTCTATGTCTGTTTGAATTGACACCTGAATGAAACCAGGACCAAAAGTCTGAGCTGAATTCAGACAAGGATGCCGAGCACAGAGGAACTCTGAAAAGGAGGTGTATAAGGTATTTACAGTTTTGGATGTTGGCCTGCCTTTTCCAGCATGTGACCAACCTGCAGCCCCATCATGTGTCATAGTGATGtaattagataaataaataattaaaaacaaaaggACCATACATTGTTTTCTTTTAATACAAAACATTCATTTTTACTCATGGCAaagtcagtgtacttaacagctTATACTGTTTAAAGCTTAATAGCATGTTTAAGAAGTTTGGAACAAATCAAAACTGTCAACTGTCATTAAAATAAAGGAAACGTGGTGGTTTTATAGCACCAGTCCTCTTACATTAAGTCCATTGAGAGTGAAATCAAAGAATAAGAATCTGGTTGTTTCTAATGCCATTCTGTTTTTtgcttcccccccctccccccaaaaaagaaagtcTCTTCTCAGtacattttgtttgtttcttcacATTCAACtagaatatatatatagtttacaCTTGGTTTGAAGAAGCGCTTGCAAGATGTTGTATAAATTGAAAGTATTTAACGGTGCCCATCACAGGTCCTTTACTGAAAATATTTCAGCTGTCTTTGTTCTTGAATTTGAGGAAGGGCTGGTGAAGAACATCATAGAGTCGTCTTGCCTGTGAACGAAACATCATATTTgaatgaaaaaaaagttttacatgTCCATTGTGAATTTCCCTGCCACACAaaagcttttttttcctctcacttttTGTGGTCCAAGGCCAGGACAGAGAACCAGGTCATCTTTGGAGGCATTGATGATTCCCTCTACAGACTGTCAAAATGAACAAAATTTGTTATCGCTGTCCAATACCAAAATAGTAATAGGGAAGTGACTCTGTTCAAAACAAATGAACATATCAGGATGACAAGACAAATATCAAATAAATTCAAGTGTTTATTTTCAAGTCAAGTAAGTTTACACCAGGGGGTCAACAATAATCCAAGGGGAAACAGCTCTTGGGGTGTGATAGCAATGAGACCAAAAAAGCACCTTTCTCATTTACCACCAGTCAAATTCAATATGCTATAATATCTAAATTAGTTACACTTTGACAACAGTTATAGCTTCTCAACTTTGTTTGTAATGGCTAAATTTCATCCTGGGGGATGATTAGCTATCTAATTTCTGTAGCAAATATTTATTTGAAAACTGACTGAGACTGATTCCTAGCATTAGACAATAGTGACATGAATGACGCCATTAGCTACGCCATGAGAGAAACTGGGTAGAGATATTGGGGAAAGTCAGCTTACTTATTCTTTGCATGAAACTCAAAAGCTTCTGCATCCTttagtggaagaaaaaaaaagattctccCACAGGGACAAATGAAGTTCTTCCATGTCTCATCTCTAACTGAACTAAAATCAACATGTACCAAGTCTgtataaaataacaaaacaatcAAAACAACAATCTGAAGGTCAATTCTTGCTTTGACATCAGGGACCGGTGAGGAAAAATTCTGTGGAGCAACACTTACAGAGAAGGTGGACAGGAGGGTCATGGCATCCGTCTTGTTAACTGACTTCACGGtggtcagacagtcagtcacctGTATGAAAAAGTAGGGAACCATTACACAATGCAATATTGACCAACTAACAAGACCAGGCATAACCTACTAACTGTTGGACTGAAGTGAGTGAAAACA comes from Lampris incognitus isolate fLamInc1 chromosome 11, fLamInc1.hap2, whole genome shotgun sequence and encodes:
- the LOC130121199 gene encoding zinc finger protein 436; this translates as MVVDRIMLDKSTDKQGQARRCSDCGCNFSPPQTESKTHVADSQPPPTIRQRRLQKARGPSKCRSCEGRPTHSKRLRPEPHQCPLCTKTFISSSHLALHITSHSKERKHKCGICGKYFNQSSHLMAHKKIHSGDRPFKCPDCGKTFGRASHLKTHQRLHTGEKPFKCTFCNKAFTQKAGLMAHVPVHTRERPFKCERCGETFRSLPRLISHKSQESSKQIGSVSDDDQNTHGNPEDLKCGICCRTFVRSSYLRLYVRLKNGQRPYHCKVCNKTFVKMDTFVNHCEKHLRKKNVKSERAEEKVVKPSSFIPLSGPSASPSSVAPLASSEVNTRSRARAKTKLET